TATCAATTCGTACagcttaattttttaaagattaaaactgaggtagtatatatattgtgttgtacttttgctgattttttatgtattctTTAGATGTTATGCCAGTATACATTTAGTCAAACCTACATTGATTTGGACAGTGTTGTGATATTTCGTTTGATACTTAAATTCGATGAAGATGTCATAACTTTAGAAAAATACTATTCCGGTCATAAAATGAATGAAACTAATGACCAGTGGTGAGTATGATTACCCTGCATTACGAATAGATGTTATACGAACGAGAGAAGTCATTTAAATGTGAATCGTTCAGCCGTGTAACCTAATGCAACATACATTGTGCACAGTGAGGAACAATCTTTTATATGTTCGATAATCATCACTTAATCATTATATGTTTAGATGATCAGGAttaaaacatgtgtaataaGGTTTCAATTCGTATATGTTTAGTTATCAGGATAATCATGCACACCTCCATTATGTGTATGAACATCCAACACATATTAAAGCAGGTATCTCGTTAATAGTGACACATTTAGGAGGAGACAATCTTTTCATGTAACCACTACCAACAAAATGATACAGTCCAACGACCTGTCATTTTcatactaagtcaggaatatgacatgtgttgtcaattcgtttgatgtgttatgtcatttgattttgccatgggattagggactttccgattgaattttcctcggagttcagtttatttggtgattttactttttttcagaatattaaaaagaacTAAAAAGCAAACCTTCGTTACTAGTAAGAACGCCCTACAGAATATGAAAGTTGTGCCTCGAAAACTGtagaattaataaaattgaaaacggaaatgtgtcaaagcgataACAACCCAagcatagagcagacaacagccgaaggtcaACAATGGgtttcaatgtagcgagaaatcctctcacctggaggcgtccttcagctggccccttaaaatgtgtttactagttcagtgataaacCTGGGTTTCATAGCTACCGAAACCTCTCACTATGTTTATATGACattcgcatcaaattccattatattgacaacgatgtgggGATCCGGATATAACTAAACACACAATGTAGCCTAATTCGGACGGACGGAGGAATGAACGAACGTACGGGGATTAAGTAATATGATCCGACATTTTGTCGACTGAGCATAAATAAGCAACCTCTGTTTTCAATAACAATGAACGGTTTAGAGAGTATAAGTATTTGTCTTATGAGTCGGAGCCATTTCAAATGCTGTTTTACAAATGTACCACACTTCACATTTAATATATACCTTAAAACACTATGTTGAGCACTTATCAAACCAATTAGAAAATACTTAAAAATGGTTTCGTATTCACATTTAATGGGAGGGCTTAAGGCCTATCGTCGTTCCGTTTCAACCTTCATATGTTAAATTGTGAGATTTTATGTGAATAATAAACTTAAGATCCAAAGAGGTGTTgtctataattattttattcaaaaatagaaTGTAATAAATAGTATAATCAGCTTTTTTTATGTGCTGTATATTTCGTTTAGTAAAATCTCGGTCTTTtcctgaaatttattcttacatacttttcattttttttaccctgtatgctaacattgcctatgtaaattttgaaattgtttgtatgcacattgaacgacaaatttatgtgacgtataaaattctctgacgtcagacactcaaatcaatgaatgtattcgtagatagtagatttttttgtgttctgttaaattgtccctttgaacattgttatacgatgatgactgatgtaatcatattttgactattttatttattgtgtctgtttattaaacgcatcaatgtaaatataacggaatttgatgagactgtcattaaaatgaGAGGGTAAGTGCTATAGAAccaagtttaatccaccattttcttcatttgaaaatgcctgtaccaagtcaagaatatgacagttcttgtccattcgtttttgatgcgttttgttatttgattttgccatgtgattattgacttttactgtacaattttatatttttgtcattgtaTCGACATGGCGTAATTGggtttttatacaaaatgtaaataaaacaggTGTTAGTTATACACCTCAAATCACCCCCAGTTTTCGGTGCGGTTCGTTTTAgtcattatttttctatgttgtgtcttttgtactattatttgtctattaATCGGggttttttttagccatggcgttgtcagtttattttcgatctatgagtttgactgtccctctggtatctttcgcccttcttttatagctgattgtcctcaaatgaaaacaataatatcaaacaaataccaaattttaaaggaaaattcaaaacagaaaatcccttgaaaaagtacaaaattataatcttaAGCACATCAAACCAATGAAAACAACTGTCCTATTAtggacttggtacaggcataaGTAAGCATTACTAGCAAGTCTAAAATTAGGAAAAGGAAAATGTATACAGTATTTGTGCTTTACAGTGATGCAATTAATGATGAATGCgctaaacaaatttaatataattatattcattcTTCATAAACAAATCTATTTTGAACGGTCCATGATTGTTATTATAGATAACAATGTCAGAAAATCTCATCTTAACATAggcaaaatgaaaacaattgtgtatGATACATATCaacacttttaaattatatgtttgCCATTACAGTATTATGTCCTAGTAGATATGAACATCTACCTTTGATGTCGCATCGTAAGTTGTATTGTCAAACCGTAATTGGTTTTGATTGTTGGTGAGATCAGTATGGTAAATAGCTATATCTCGAAATTCTTCAATTTGCTTCTGGTGTTTTGTCAACCCATCTTTTGAGGCTTCTGTTTCATTttcctcaattttattgtaaactTTCTCTTCACCctttgaaacatttatttttttatcttcttgTAAGACCCGACTGCTCAAGTCTTTGTCATATTTCGTCACTGAGGGATCGAGAACAAAGTACTCGCCTTGTGCCTCGACGGTGTTTGTAGCAATACCCATGTTTACTTCCTTTTTTGTACTAGATTGATTCCTTTCAAGAGTTGCCATCTCAATTCGTTGGTCATCAGATATTAGTCTTATAAGTTGTTCGCTTTTCATCGTTGatctattaaacaaaaatacaatatttactttCAACATTATGACAGGTACCTAACAGCGAAAGAATACGAGTTGGTCAAAACAATACACAAATTTGTTGCCGTGAAATTTCTTAAAAACCCTAATGTCGTCAAATTCAATGACCAGACGTCATATTGATTGACCCGACGTTTCATTTTCGGTTGCTTAAAAAAAgggtttcaaaattaaaaacacacaaaaataatccGATAAATAAATTATCCGTttctattatattgatataattgtaaaatatttgctGCTTAACATTATTCGTGGTGTGATATGGTTGCAATGAGACAAATAACCAACGTAAATTTAATGTCGTGGATACCATGATATGTGATTTCCTGGTTTTCCCAAAGTATGCATACCGCCTGATAGAAAATTTGTGATTcgttgaacattttgaaaatttatccACACGTATCCACGAATACCACGAAATTTGGAAACCATCGCATACTAATGTATCCAGTATATAAGCCAACGAACACCCTTATAAAATAGCATATTACggaatagcaagctataaaccGATTTGACCTACCCTAATAGATCTTTGGTCCGATAACTACGGAGAGAACCTTGAGTTCTACCTTCTTTTATTTGCTTCTTGTGAACGCCCTCCAAATCTGTCGAAGATTTCATTTTGTCTTCATCAATTTCATAGTAGACACTCTCATCACCATCTGTACTACTGCATCTTTTTATTTCTGGTAATTTCCGGTTCCTCAAGTCTTTATCATATTTCGTAATGGAGGAATCGAGAACAAAGTACTCGCCTTGTGCCTTGTAAGTGTTTAAAGATTTGTTTGTAGAAAGAATATTGTATTCTTCCTTGTTTGTACAGGATGTACTACTATTTAGATTTGTCATCTCAAATCTTTGGTCGATAGGCTGTAGTCTTGTCGtgttctttcttttctttttctttgatctgtttaacatataaataataacttGGAATCAGAAAAAggataaacatatatttactaACAAATTTTGACTGGTATCTTTCTACGAGAACATAcgaatatatgttgaaaaatagaGAGTTAAAAACCTTGTTTAAATCGTAGCGTCTCAATAGATTATCACGAtaaaataaataccaaaaaaggtatttgcaaaaatacagaatttgatgataaattcaaaatggaGGGAAATAATGAAACCTTAAAATATCAAACGCACGGTTATATCAACTAACagataataaataataacatgtacacGACTAATACATATATGTGGGGGAAAAACAACAATAGTATCTACGCACACGCACGCGGAAAAATATATCGAGAACGTTTGCAATCGCAAGGAACGAAAAATCAGCatggaaaattgaaaattactgTTCATTGTACCTGGGAACACTCAACAGTGTGGctgatacatatatatgttcctgatagTATATAAAAGTTCAGAAGTAAAATGGGATGTCAACCTGATTTTATCGCACGATAAACCTACAGCTGTTATATAGACAAAATGAGAAATCCACACTTACATAATTTGTTAAGactgcaattttttaaatacattgaaaAAAACTTTGTACAAATACATCAAAGACATACAACTACTACTATCTTAAAAGAAcaagtaaaatatgaataaatcaatAGGAGCCAAACCTGTTGATACGtaattataacatacaaaacaTCTAACTAATTAATTTATCCAATATTTCAGAAACAGACGTGAAAAAATTAAAGGTTCATTAAATTAAGTtcgattgatattttatatatatagtgtgtgtctttcttctttatgttacactattgtttcagacaATATGAAAgttggtacctattaaaacGATTGAACCCAATGCATTTACTTGCACCTAtcttaagtcaggaatctgatgtttagTTGTTGTCTTTTGCTGATGTGATTAATAAGTGTTTCTCGAGTTATGTATGGAGATTAATTGTGATGAATAAAGgcataaaatacatataaagtaTTCAATAATATGAGCcttttaaaattagtttgaagCGCTCACTCATATGAAACGATTGATATTGTGACTAAAAATTAGTACTTTACAATATCATCCTGCGTAAAGTTTGATAATCGGTACTCATTGCATGTAAATGATTAATTGACAGACGATCAATTTCGATCAGGTAGAATATCAACAatcatcaaaaaaataaactagtgCAGTCTCATTCTTGGAACAAGTGTCCAAGAGTACAAATTTATACTGAAGAAACAGAAAGTACTAAACGAAAAATCTAAAGTTTATTGAATGCATACCAAAAATCTAATTACgtcataaaaacaaacaaacagtttGCAAAACACTacaaaaactattatttttccaatttttttttattttgagtgAAGCATgcgaaaattcataaacattttttctcaaatgcattttgacttttgagtaaacatgtcaaaaattcAATTTACCTTCGTCTGCATACATAAATAATAGCCAGTATGATCAGAAATAATATGATTGTGCTTGTTATTCCAACTGAGATACCAACTATCGCTCcaactttaaatatttctgaaaaagaaaaaaaaacagcattcACAAATCACATGCATGTATATTTTGGAGATAATGATTGCATGATTTATATGTATGATACAAGGTTACAAACATACCcaacaatacaataaaaaataacttacGCAAAAAAGCGATttcaggtgtaataccaccaaatcatggtacatcacatccggttgcatacgaaagtaggtctaaaaaaatattcccttgaatttgaccgttgtaggtaattaatcctacattttattgcagtaaaactatttctgtgtcataaacatatgtcttgggtatttcaaaacaccgttattttttatttgtgatttctatagaaaattttgtaatcttgaggttacatggtgactaaaccttgtacgcagatagaataaggggagaaatttgattggttaacttccaatgattgttattttcttatatgcaatgaaatgttatgtgaaactttttctatagaactggacaggatacaactttactcatgccaagaaaatcaatggtggtattacaccttcaTACGTTTTAAGCAGGCGCATTGATTTGTATGTTTTAGTATGGCGttaattatcactg
The genomic region above belongs to Mytilus trossulus isolate FHL-02 chromosome 7, PNRI_Mtr1.1.1.hap1, whole genome shotgun sequence and contains:
- the LOC134726296 gene encoding uncharacterized protein LOC134726296, which produces MNHHTYLSLRSILMISNMDILSCVVVFHVLTGIYGKGEVANTVNWHCKGYNGVDELFLCIHRNFNNENDCMEKIKMVIQTAMHKNITKECLVEQSKLPCTKCAGNNSCTMKDCRELLSVFIEELQNRHKRRANDIGSLNSDDATSGESDDENKSMNKKENRGVGETEQCEKTTIDQIFKVGAIVGISVGITSTIILFLIILAIIYVCRRRSKKKKRKNTTRLQPIDQRFEMTNLNSSTSCTNKEEYNILSTNKSLNTYKAQGEYFVLDSSITKYDKDLRNRKLPEIKRCSSTDGDESVYYEIDEDKMKSSTDLEGVHKKQIKEGRTQGSLRSYRTKDLLGSTMKSEQLIRLISDDQRIEMATLERNQSSTKKEVNMGIATNTVEAQGEYFVLDPSVTKYDKDLSSRVLQEDKKINVSKGEEKVYNKIEENETEASKDGLTKHQKQIEEFRDIAIYHTDLTNNQNQLRFDNTTYDATSKVDVHIY